A window from Vibrio cortegadensis encodes these proteins:
- a CDS encoding diguanylate cyclase domain-containing protein, whose amino-acid sequence MKSLKCLLVKNITSVIFIYILSVSCLFLIGSQYYKDSTYKRVAQDTAIIYSNTLSLLHQYYSDEILPRAKASGAKTSLNYLDNDHDLPFPITFSNAFGQRLNKQLSDVSVEIYSQYPFENRKDRQLNDSQKSALTYFEQGNTEDIFKYEKMDSGEKNMITLITPIYMSKPCLNCHNAMSDYTGITWKDGDFRGVREISFPVSTENIFESDYTCLSVIVALLVSISGVFLVLPLVKQLKISLKQSQSLMSELEFQACHDPLTKIANLNQLTKMMDLALKDSTSNNIGLLFIDLNKFKYINDTWGHAAGDRVLISCAQALKNEISSEYTLARIGGDEFVIMISNVRHDGETEQLASRITKAMTTTVDFNGLDISYSASIGHVVHTKAETSADMLLSAADHEMYKNKNS is encoded by the coding sequence ATGAAATCGTTAAAGTGTTTGTTGGTAAAGAATATTACGTCTGTAATATTTATTTATATTCTCTCTGTATCTTGCCTATTCCTCATTGGTAGCCAATATTATAAAGATTCCACTTATAAGCGTGTCGCACAAGATACGGCTATCATATACAGCAATACACTTTCACTTTTACATCAATATTACTCTGATGAAATTCTTCCGAGAGCTAAAGCATCAGGAGCAAAAACAAGCTTAAATTACTTAGATAATGATCATGATTTGCCTTTCCCTATCACATTCAGCAATGCTTTTGGTCAACGATTAAACAAGCAACTTTCTGATGTATCCGTTGAAATTTATAGCCAATATCCATTCGAAAATAGAAAAGACAGACAACTAAATGATTCTCAGAAATCTGCTCTTACTTATTTTGAACAAGGAAATACCGAAGATATTTTCAAGTATGAAAAAATGGATAGCGGCGAAAAAAACATGATCACCTTGATCACGCCAATTTATATGTCAAAACCATGCCTTAACTGCCATAACGCCATGTCAGATTACACTGGTATAACTTGGAAAGATGGCGACTTTCGTGGTGTTCGAGAAATCAGTTTCCCAGTTTCAACCGAAAATATATTCGAGAGTGACTACACCTGCTTAAGCGTAATCGTTGCCCTACTTGTATCTATCAGTGGTGTATTTTTAGTTTTACCTTTAGTGAAACAACTTAAAATATCTTTGAAACAGTCTCAAAGCCTCATGTCCGAATTAGAATTCCAAGCTTGTCATGACCCATTAACAAAAATCGCGAATCTAAATCAACTCACTAAGATGATGGACTTGGCTCTAAAGGACTCAACAAGTAACAATATCGGGCTGTTATTTATCGATCTCAATAAATTTAAATACATCAATGATACATGGGGGCACGCTGCTGGAGACCGAGTATTAATCAGTTGCGCTCAAGCATTAAAAAATGAGATTAGCTCTGAGTATACACTTGCTAGAATAGGTGGTGATGAGTTTGTCATCATGATTTCGAATGTAAGACACGATGGCGAAACAGAGCAGTTAGCTTCAAGAATAACAAAAGCGATGACCACCACAGTAGATTTTAATGGGCTAGATATCTCATATTCAGCCTCAATTGGCCATGTGGTACACACCAAAGCAGAAACGTCGGCGGATATGTTACTGAGCGCGGCTGATCATGAGATGTACAAAAATAAAAATAGCTAA
- a CDS encoding CinA family nicotinamide mononucleotide deamidase-related protein, with translation MLKIAMLSTGEEVLHGDIVDTNAAWLSSKFYQHGFGLSKRSTVGDQLSALTEEFLMLSFNYDVIIVNGGLGPTTDDMSAAAAANASGEKLVLFSDWLKKLEAMFSARGVVMPDSNLKQAMLPSNSEIIDNPIGTACGFKMKINDAIFYFTPGVPSEFKRMVQDQILPDLKMSQPDVEQSECSRLFTFGLSESGISDSLDQLKLPAGYELGYRSYLPFIEVKLFGPKDGLEVRIKLLQMIYKLLEAHVVSVDEPMLTHLGHLLVDQKKTLSISEQSTRGSLSSWLQSDELIESCCGHSWIMSSLNESPGDGGDPLAAAFALAAATREKCATDIALVTGKIEENQFSVALATQTGEWGQVLEFKRDYNRNDARKVISTVASDMLRRHLEGKPMFVQYGSLNRIKELFIPVSVIQA, from the coding sequence ATGTTGAAAATTGCAATGTTGAGTACTGGTGAGGAAGTTCTTCATGGTGACATTGTTGATACAAATGCTGCATGGTTATCGAGTAAATTCTATCAACACGGTTTTGGGCTATCTAAGCGATCAACCGTTGGTGATCAGCTTAGTGCTCTCACAGAAGAGTTTTTAATGCTGAGCTTTAATTACGATGTGATTATCGTAAATGGCGGTTTGGGGCCAACAACTGACGATATGAGTGCTGCCGCTGCTGCTAATGCTTCTGGCGAAAAATTGGTATTGTTTAGTGATTGGCTGAAAAAACTTGAAGCGATGTTTAGTGCTAGAGGTGTGGTAATGCCAGACAGCAACTTAAAACAAGCGATGTTGCCAAGTAATTCCGAGATTATTGATAATCCGATAGGCACTGCTTGTGGCTTCAAAATGAAAATTAACGATGCTATTTTCTATTTTACTCCTGGTGTACCTAGTGAATTCAAGCGAATGGTACAAGATCAAATATTGCCCGATTTGAAGATGTCTCAACCAGACGTTGAGCAGTCTGAATGCAGCCGTTTATTTACTTTTGGTTTGTCAGAGTCAGGAATTTCTGATTCATTAGATCAACTTAAGTTACCTGCTGGCTACGAACTTGGCTATCGTTCCTATTTACCTTTTATTGAGGTCAAGTTATTTGGCCCTAAAGATGGGTTAGAAGTTCGGATAAAACTACTGCAGATGATCTATAAGCTGCTAGAAGCTCATGTTGTCAGTGTAGATGAACCTATGTTGACGCACTTAGGGCATTTATTGGTTGATCAAAAGAAGACATTGTCGATTTCAGAGCAATCCACAAGAGGCTCCTTATCTTCTTGGTTACAGAGTGATGAGCTTATTGAAAGCTGTTGTGGGCATTCATGGATAATGAGCTCGTTAAATGAATCCCCAGGTGATGGGGGAGACCCTTTAGCCGCGGCGTTTGCTTTAGCAGCGGCTACACGAGAAAAGTGTGCGACTGATATTGCGTTAGTTACTGGAAAAATAGAGGAAAATCAATTTTCAGTTGCACTAGCAACACAAACTGGTGAATGGGGGCAGGTTCTTGAGTTTAAAAGAGACTACAACCGCAATGATGCTCGAAAAGTCATCAGTACAGTGGCGTCAGATATGTTGAGGCGTCACCTTGAAGGTAAGCCGATGTTTGTTCAGTATGGTTCACTGAATAGGATAAAAGAGCTGTTTATACCCGTGAGTGTTATTCAAGCTTAA
- a CDS encoding glycine cleavage system protein R has translation MNSTFIVNFVGKASPATIKELAATTHDNGGKWLISKVNFIESQVAAVIKIELPEANAETVKAVFKAQKNLMVNIVDSASTAHEVDTIYQLRLDSNDRAGIVNEITHVLDGQGISILDMDCQRVFIAGGGGVSSSLFTSTLSIRLPVDVQIEDVASELEALSEDTRVILEA, from the coding sequence ATGAATAGTACATTTATTGTAAATTTCGTCGGTAAAGCCTCACCAGCAACCATAAAAGAACTTGCAGCCACAACTCACGATAATGGTGGTAAATGGTTGATAAGCAAGGTTAATTTTATAGAAAGCCAAGTAGCCGCGGTGATTAAAATTGAACTTCCCGAAGCCAATGCCGAAACCGTCAAAGCCGTATTTAAAGCACAAAAAAATTTAATGGTCAATATCGTTGATTCAGCAAGCACTGCACATGAAGTTGATACCATCTATCAACTACGTCTTGATTCAAATGATCGAGCTGGCATCGTGAATGAAATTACACACGTTTTGGATGGACAGGGAATCAGTATTTTAGATATGGATTGCCAACGGGTATTCATCGCTGGTGGTGGTGGTGTGAGTTCGAGCTTATTCACATCGACTCTATCGATTCGCTTACCTGTGGATGTACAAATAGAAGATGTGGCAAGTGAACTAGAAGCATTAAGCGAAGATACACGAGTAATTTTAGAAGCATAA
- the nrdB gene encoding class Ia ribonucleoside-diphosphate reductase subunit beta has translation MAYSTFSQNKNDQLKEPMFLGQSVNVARYDQQKFEIFEKLIEKQLSFFWRPEEVDVSSDRIDYNKLPDHEKHIFISNLKYQTLLDSIQGRSPNVALLPLVSLPEVETWIETWSFSETIHSRSYTHIIRNIVNDPSVVFDDIVENEEILKRAKDIAHYYDDLIATSNDYHRYGVGKHDINGETVDVNLHNLKKKLYLCLMSVNALEAIRFYVSFACSFAFAERELMEGNAKIIKLIARDEALHLTGTQHMINILRNGQDDFSFMQIAEECKQDCFDLFKAAAEQEKEWAEYLFKDGSMIGLNKDILCQYVEYITNIRMQAVGLGIAYPHATSNPIPWINAWLSSDNVQVAPQEAEISSYLVGQIDNEVSADDFEGFEL, from the coding sequence ATGGCCTACAGTACATTTTCTCAAAATAAAAACGATCAACTAAAAGAACCAATGTTCCTTGGTCAATCAGTAAACGTTGCACGCTACGACCAACAGAAGTTTGAAATTTTCGAAAAACTGATTGAGAAGCAACTCTCTTTCTTCTGGCGTCCAGAAGAAGTTGATGTATCAAGCGACCGTATTGACTACAACAAACTACCAGATCATGAAAAGCATATTTTCATCTCTAACTTGAAATACCAAACTCTGTTGGATTCAATTCAAGGACGTAGTCCAAACGTGGCTTTGCTTCCTTTAGTGTCACTACCTGAAGTCGAAACTTGGATCGAGACTTGGTCTTTCTCTGAAACGATTCACTCTCGCTCTTACACTCATATCATTCGTAACATCGTCAATGATCCAAGTGTTGTATTTGACGATATCGTAGAAAATGAAGAGATCTTAAAGCGCGCGAAAGACATCGCTCACTATTATGACGATTTGATTGCGACATCAAATGACTACCACCGTTATGGCGTAGGCAAGCACGATATTAATGGCGAAACAGTCGATGTAAACCTTCATAACTTGAAGAAGAAACTTTACTTGTGCCTAATGTCCGTGAATGCACTTGAAGCAATCCGCTTCTACGTAAGTTTTGCCTGCTCATTTGCTTTTGCAGAGCGTGAGTTAATGGAGGGTAACGCAAAAATCATCAAGCTGATTGCTCGTGATGAAGCGCTTCATCTAACAGGTACTCAGCATATGATTAATATTCTGCGTAATGGTCAAGATGATTTCTCTTTCATGCAGATTGCAGAAGAGTGTAAGCAGGACTGTTTTGACTTGTTTAAAGCCGCGGCAGAACAAGAGAAAGAGTGGGCAGAGTATCTATTTAAAGACGGTTCAATGATTGGTTTGAACAAAGACATTCTATGTCAGTATGTTGAATACATTACCAATATTCGTATGCAGGCTGTCGGTTTAGGCATCGCTTACCCACATGCGACTTCGAATCCAATTCCATGGATCAACGCTTGGTTATCATCAGACAACGTACAAGTTGCGCCTCAAGAAGCAGAAATTAGCTCTTACCTCGTAGGTCAAATTGATAACGAAGTAAGTGCAGATGACTTCGAAGGTTTTGAACTGTAA
- a CDS encoding pyridoxal phosphate-dependent class III aminotransferase, which produces MSTVFDINASSVDALVSIQVPVTDGLYDLTLDQALLDQAEHESEVRSYPRRLPIAIKRAFGALVEDTRGQIYLDCLAGAGTLALGYNHPEINQALKSQLDSGLPYQTLDITTEVKNHFIKQVKAFLPQDFSHNSSIQFCGPSGADAVEAAIKLAKQTTGRNTMFAFRGAYHGMTNGTMGLMGNLGTKARRTGLMSDVHFMPFPYNLRCPFGIGGDEGAKQSIRYIERLLNDDEAGIMKPAAIIVEPVQGEGGVIPAPAFWLKELRRITLEHGILLILDEIQCGVGKTGHRFAFEEAGITPDILCLSKAIGGGLPMSLLVFSKEIDTWKAGEHTGTFRGNQLAMVSGAKALEIIERDNLVEHANIAGQYLRSGLEKIQSKVNCIGEVRGKGLMLGLEIVQPSGERNKFGEPASAGDLTLAIQRAALERGLMIEKGGRDGSVIRFLPPLIISFEQIDFALKVIEEAIIASGGGVTNTPENLAWKKHFIHTGEFGSQEFATVMNHTTQAMKSLFEQVETPYSAMDPLALETAINNVNLDSKNAVLADVIDDTAELVAKNSIFVQHPDCIAHLHTPPLLSSVAAESIIAALNQSMDSWDQASSATYVEQRVVDWVCDKFDLGEKADGVFTSGGTQSNLMGLLLARDWIADKFDQHSIQKLGLPEYASKLRILCSNKSHFTVQKSASLLGLGEKSVACVDTHPNGTIKTDALIDTIEQLKSEGLIPFALVGTAGTTDHGAIDDLSTLADIAQQHSIWFHVDSAYGGALILSCSKTRLSGIERADSVSVDFHKLFFQTISCGAVLIKDKANFKYLLHHADYLNREHDELPNLVDKSIATTKRFDALKVFMTMQNVGPQVLGQMYDHLLAQTLDVADLVRGSNDFELLAEPSLSTVLFRSTPKNCIDLNQLNKNLRLEALTKGVAVLGETVVDGHSALKFTILNPCLALSDFDSLLTKIKTLAIELVEKGNK; this is translated from the coding sequence ATGAGTACAGTTTTTGATATCAACGCATCGAGTGTTGATGCCTTAGTTTCTATTCAAGTCCCGGTGACTGACGGACTATATGATCTTACGCTTGACCAAGCGTTGCTGGACCAGGCTGAGCATGAATCAGAAGTCCGTTCTTATCCTCGTCGTCTGCCTATTGCAATCAAGCGTGCATTTGGTGCATTGGTTGAAGATACGCGCGGTCAAATTTATTTAGATTGTCTTGCCGGAGCTGGAACCTTGGCTCTTGGTTATAATCACCCGGAGATCAATCAAGCACTGAAATCTCAGCTTGATTCCGGATTACCGTATCAAACTTTAGATATTACTACTGAGGTTAAAAATCATTTCATCAAACAGGTGAAAGCATTTCTACCTCAAGATTTTTCACATAATTCATCGATTCAATTTTGTGGTCCCTCAGGGGCCGATGCTGTGGAAGCTGCCATCAAACTCGCTAAGCAAACAACAGGTCGTAATACCATGTTTGCATTCCGTGGTGCCTATCATGGGATGACTAACGGAACCATGGGACTGATGGGGAACTTAGGCACCAAAGCGCGTAGAACAGGTTTAATGTCTGATGTTCACTTTATGCCATTCCCATATAATTTGCGCTGTCCTTTTGGTATTGGCGGCGATGAAGGTGCCAAGCAGAGCATTCGATACATTGAACGATTATTGAATGATGATGAAGCGGGTATCATGAAACCGGCGGCGATCATTGTTGAGCCAGTTCAAGGTGAAGGCGGTGTTATTCCTGCCCCTGCATTCTGGCTGAAAGAGTTACGCCGAATTACTCTTGAGCATGGAATTTTACTTATCTTAGATGAGATCCAATGTGGTGTTGGTAAAACTGGTCATCGCTTTGCATTTGAAGAGGCGGGAATTACGCCAGATATACTCTGCTTATCGAAAGCCATTGGTGGCGGCTTACCAATGTCTCTCTTAGTGTTTAGCAAAGAGATCGATACCTGGAAAGCGGGTGAACATACTGGAACATTCCGTGGTAATCAATTAGCTATGGTGTCTGGTGCTAAAGCACTAGAGATCATTGAGCGAGATAACCTTGTCGAACACGCTAACATTGCAGGGCAGTACTTACGCTCAGGGCTTGAAAAAATTCAGAGCAAGGTTAATTGCATCGGTGAAGTTCGCGGAAAAGGTTTAATGCTCGGGCTCGAAATTGTTCAGCCATCAGGCGAGCGTAATAAATTTGGTGAACCTGCTTCTGCTGGCGACTTAACGCTTGCGATTCAACGTGCGGCATTAGAGCGTGGGTTGATGATCGAAAAAGGCGGACGTGATGGATCGGTAATTCGTTTCTTGCCGCCGTTGATTATTTCGTTTGAGCAGATCGACTTTGCATTAAAAGTAATAGAAGAGGCGATCATTGCATCAGGCGGTGGGGTGACAAATACGCCTGAAAACCTAGCATGGAAAAAGCACTTCATTCACACCGGTGAATTTGGTAGCCAAGAATTTGCAACGGTAATGAATCATACCACTCAAGCGATGAAATCCTTGTTTGAGCAAGTAGAAACACCCTATTCGGCAATGGACCCTCTTGCTCTTGAAACTGCAATCAATAACGTCAATTTGGACAGCAAGAATGCAGTACTCGCAGACGTGATTGATGACACTGCCGAGCTTGTGGCAAAAAACTCAATATTCGTTCAGCACCCAGATTGCATCGCTCATCTACATACACCGCCTTTACTTTCATCTGTTGCCGCTGAATCAATCATCGCTGCGTTGAATCAATCAATGGACTCTTGGGATCAAGCCTCTTCAGCAACATATGTTGAGCAACGCGTTGTAGATTGGGTGTGTGATAAATTCGATTTAGGTGAGAAAGCCGATGGGGTCTTCACCAGTGGTGGCACTCAGAGCAACCTTATGGGGCTTCTATTAGCCCGAGATTGGATTGCCGACAAGTTCGATCAGCACTCGATTCAAAAGTTGGGACTACCTGAATATGCGTCTAAGTTACGTATTTTGTGTTCCAACAAGTCGCATTTTACTGTTCAGAAATCCGCATCGTTATTAGGTCTCGGAGAAAAGTCAGTGGCGTGTGTGGATACGCATCCTAACGGCACGATTAAAACAGATGCACTCATCGACACGATAGAACAGCTTAAATCTGAAGGGCTGATCCCGTTTGCTTTAGTAGGAACAGCGGGAACCACCGACCACGGTGCGATTGATGATCTCAGCACTCTTGCAGATATCGCGCAGCAGCACTCAATTTGGTTTCATGTTGATAGTGCTTACGGCGGCGCACTGATCCTTAGCTGTTCAAAAACTCGTTTATCTGGCATTGAACGTGCTGATTCAGTCAGTGTTGATTTCCATAAACTGTTCTTCCAAACCATCAGTTGTGGAGCAGTGTTAATTAAAGATAAAGCGAACTTTAAATATCTGCTTCATCACGCTGATTACCTAAATCGTGAGCATGATGAATTACCTAATTTAGTCGATAAATCTATCGCGACAACGAAAAGATTCGATGCGCTAAAAGTCTTCATGACGATGCAAAACGTTGGGCCACAAGTTTTAGGTCAAATGTACGATCATCTATTAGCGCAAACGCTGGACGTTGCGGATTTAGTGCGAGGCAGCAATGATTTTGAATTGCTCGCGGAGCCTTCTCTCTCTACGGTACTTTTCCGTAGTACACCGAAGAACTGCATAGATCTGAATCAGCTAAATAAAAATCTAAGGCTTGAGGCTCTAACTAAAGGGGTTGCAGTGTTGGGAGAAACGGTTGTTGATGGGCATTCAGCGCTCAAATTTACCATTTTGAATCCATGCCTTGCGCTATCAGATTTTGATTCACTTCTTACAAAGATTAAAACACTAGCCATTGAGTTAGTAGAAAAAGGAAATAAATAA
- the yfaE gene encoding class I ribonucleotide reductase maintenance protein YfaE, whose product MPALKINGLTSIQSNSSSTLLEAMEQSGLTPEYNCRDGHCGACRCKLESGEVEYVGFAMAYTNDDEILPCVCRAKTDVALSSVNYSVKKQRA is encoded by the coding sequence ATGCCAGCACTCAAAATTAACGGCTTGACCTCTATCCAGTCTAACTCATCTAGCACTCTACTTGAGGCCATGGAGCAATCAGGGCTCACCCCTGAGTATAATTGCCGAGATGGTCATTGTGGCGCATGTCGCTGCAAGCTAGAGTCTGGTGAGGTCGAGTATGTTGGTTTTGCAATGGCATATACGAACGATGACGAGATCTTACCTTGTGTCTGTCGAGCAAAAACGGATGTTGCGTTAAGTAGTGTGAACTATTCGGTCAAAAAACAGCGAGCTTAG
- a CDS encoding DUF3943 domain-containing protein — protein MKTIAGLALSSSVTVHANSNISQDIEFSYTVDCKQEFCLDNNSYRYNTSNSYALTSDQSLDFSEPELPLYMNPRSEKDWDYLKGQTYTILGLSVATVGLMTLLPESITKWDAEDRDLSNIGSKWKDNVTSGPTWDRDEHFLNYIAHPYFGGVYYTAARHAGFNEFESFMYSFTMSTFFWEYGVEAFAEVPSWQDIFITPFFGAVAGEIMFETEQEIVANGGEVMGSETVGDVSLFFLNPVGHIHYWVSDAWGGEAEFSFNNKPWGNNQDAAKFALDAGAAYDNQYYGVDLKITF, from the coding sequence ATGAAAACTATTGCAGGACTAGCACTGTCATCTTCTGTAACAGTCCACGCAAACAGCAATATTAGCCAAGATATTGAGTTTTCCTATACCGTTGATTGCAAACAAGAGTTTTGCCTAGATAATAACTCTTATCGTTACAACACAAGCAATTCTTATGCCCTAACGTCAGATCAAAGCTTAGATTTTTCAGAACCTGAACTGCCTTTGTATATGAATCCTCGCAGTGAGAAAGATTGGGACTACTTGAAAGGTCAAACTTACACAATTTTAGGTCTTAGCGTTGCGACTGTAGGTTTGATGACTTTACTTCCTGAAAGTATCACCAAATGGGATGCTGAAGATCGTGACTTAAGCAATATTGGCAGCAAATGGAAAGATAACGTCACTTCAGGCCCTACATGGGACCGCGATGAACATTTCCTTAACTATATTGCTCACCCATATTTTGGTGGTGTTTATTACACCGCTGCTCGCCATGCTGGGTTTAATGAGTTTGAGTCATTCATGTACTCGTTCACTATGTCCACATTTTTCTGGGAATATGGTGTAGAAGCCTTTGCAGAAGTACCTTCATGGCAAGATATTTTCATTACTCCTTTCTTTGGTGCTGTTGCTGGTGAAATCATGTTCGAAACAGAACAAGAGATTGTGGCGAATGGTGGTGAAGTAATGGGGTCTGAAACCGTTGGTGACGTATCACTCTTTTTCCTAAACCCAGTCGGTCATATCCATTACTGGGTAAGTGATGCATGGGGCGGTGAAGCCGAATTCAGCTTTAACAATAAGCCTTGGGGTAATAATCAAGATGCCGCCAAGTTTGCCCTTGATGCTGGTGCCGCGTACGACAATCAGTATTACGGCGTTGATTTAAAAATCACTTTTTAA
- the nspC gene encoding carboxynorspermidine decarboxylase, producing the protein MQKSELKTPYFIIDESKLVANLEKAKYLKDISGVKLVLALKCFSTWGVFDLIKPYLDGTTSSGPYEVKLGHETFGGETHAYSVGYSEDDVREVADICDKMIFNSQSQLAAYRHIVEGKASIGLRLNPGVSYAGQDLANPARQFSRLGVQADQINPAVFDSLNGVMFHMNCENKSVTAFKGLLDSISLQFGKYLDELEWVSLGGGVFFTWPDYDIDTLGLALKEFAERHGVQLYLEPGEAIITKTTDLVVTVVDIVENGKKTAIVDSATEAHRLDTLIYNEPASVLEASESGSHDYVIGSCSCLAGDQFCEASFDEPLNIGQKLHLLDSAGYTMVKLNWFNGLKMPSIYCERSNGEVQMLNEFGYEDFKRSLSQWSVK; encoded by the coding sequence ATGCAGAAGAGTGAATTGAAAACCCCTTACTTTATAATTGATGAGAGTAAGCTAGTTGCAAATTTGGAAAAAGCGAAGTACTTGAAAGATATTTCAGGCGTTAAGTTAGTATTGGCTTTGAAATGCTTTTCTACGTGGGGCGTGTTTGATCTTATCAAACCCTATCTTGATGGGACAACCAGTAGCGGTCCATATGAAGTGAAGCTTGGACATGAGACCTTTGGTGGAGAAACTCATGCTTATAGTGTGGGCTACAGTGAAGATGACGTGCGTGAAGTCGCTGATATTTGCGATAAAATGATCTTTAATTCCCAGAGCCAGTTGGCTGCGTACCGTCATATTGTAGAAGGCAAAGCATCAATTGGGCTGCGTTTAAATCCGGGAGTGAGCTATGCAGGACAAGATCTAGCCAATCCTGCGCGTCAGTTTTCACGTTTAGGTGTCCAGGCAGATCAAATCAATCCTGCCGTTTTTGACTCACTGAATGGTGTCATGTTCCATATGAACTGTGAGAATAAAAGTGTTACTGCATTCAAAGGGTTACTTGACTCAATCTCGCTTCAATTCGGAAAATACCTTGATGAGCTAGAGTGGGTGAGTTTAGGTGGTGGTGTTTTCTTCACGTGGCCAGACTACGATATAGATACGTTAGGCTTAGCATTAAAAGAGTTTGCAGAGCGTCATGGTGTACAACTGTATCTTGAGCCAGGTGAAGCGATTATCACCAAAACAACGGATCTCGTGGTTACCGTTGTGGATATTGTTGAGAATGGTAAAAAAACGGCGATTGTGGATTCAGCTACTGAGGCACACCGTCTTGATACGCTTATCTATAACGAGCCAGCATCAGTATTAGAAGCGTCTGAAAGTGGTAGCCATGATTATGTGATTGGTTCATGTTCGTGCCTTGCAGGCGACCAGTTCTGTGAAGCAAGCTTTGACGAGCCACTGAACATTGGTCAAAAGCTGCATCTGTTGGACAGTGCAGGTTACACCATGGTGAAACTGAACTGGTTCAATGGCCTTAAAATGCCATCAATCTATTGCGAGCGCAGCAATGGTGAGGTTCAGATGCTGAATGAATTTGGTTATGAAGACTTTAAACGTTCATTGTCACAATGGTCGGTTAAGTAA
- a CDS encoding carboxynorspermidine synthase, with product MSILQIGAGGVGWVVAHKAAQNNEVLGDITIASRTISKCEKIIESIKGKNNLKDPSKKLEARAVDADDVEALVALIKEVQPDLVINAGPPWVNITIMEACLQAKVSYLDTSVAVDLCSEGQQVPQAYDWQWGFREKFEKAGITGILGAGFDPGVVSVFAAYAVKHLFDEIDTIDVMDVNNGDHGKKFATNFDPETNMLEIQGDSFYWENEEWKQVPCHTRMLEFDFPNCGSHKVYSMAHDEVRSMQEFIPAKRIEFWMGFGDKYLNYFNCMRDIGLLSPDPLTLHDGTVVQPLHVLKALLPDPTSLAPGYTGLTCIGTWVQGKKDGKERSVFIYNNADHEVAYEDVEHQAISYTTGVPAITAALQFFRGEWADKGVFNMEQLNPDPFLATMPEIGLDWHVQELEPGQPHINILK from the coding sequence ATGTCTATTTTACAAATTGGCGCAGGTGGCGTTGGTTGGGTTGTTGCACACAAAGCGGCACAAAATAATGAAGTACTTGGTGATATCACGATTGCATCACGCACCATTTCGAAGTGTGAGAAAATCATTGAATCAATCAAAGGTAAAAACAATCTTAAAGATCCATCGAAAAAATTAGAAGCTCGAGCAGTCGATGCGGATGATGTTGAAGCGTTAGTGGCATTAATTAAAGAAGTACAACCAGATTTGGTTATCAACGCGGGTCCTCCGTGGGTCAATATCACCATTATGGAAGCGTGCTTGCAGGCTAAGGTGTCATATTTAGATACTTCAGTGGCGGTGGATCTTTGTTCTGAAGGGCAACAAGTTCCTCAAGCTTATGATTGGCAGTGGGGCTTCCGTGAGAAGTTCGAAAAAGCGGGTATTACTGGCATTTTAGGTGCAGGCTTTGATCCTGGTGTTGTGAGTGTTTTTGCTGCTTATGCGGTTAAGCATTTGTTCGATGAAATTGACACCATCGATGTCATGGATGTTAACAATGGCGATCACGGTAAGAAGTTTGCGACAAACTTTGATCCTGAAACCAACATGTTAGAGATCCAGGGCGACTCTTTCTACTGGGAAAACGAAGAGTGGAAGCAAGTCCCTTGCCACACTCGTATGTTGGAATTTGATTTCCCTAATTGTGGTAGTCATAAAGTGTACTCAATGGCACATGATGAAGTCCGCTCGATGCAAGAGTTTATCCCAGCTAAACGTATTGAGTTTTGGATGGGATTCGGCGACAAATACCTGAACTACTTCAATTGCATGCGTGACATTGGCTTATTGAGCCCAGATCCACTGACTTTGCATGATGGTACGGTTGTTCAACCTCTGCATGTACTTAAAGCACTACTGCCAGACCCAACCTCACTTGCTCCGGGATACACTGGCTTAACGTGTATCGGTACGTGGGTTCAAGGTAAGAAAGATGGCAAAGAGCGTAGTGTGTTCATCTACAATAATGCAGACCACGAAGTGGCTTATGAAGATGTAGAGCACCAAGCGATTTCATACACGACTGGTGTACCAGCGATCACGGCAGCACTGCAATTCTTCCGTGGCGAATGGGCTGACAAAGGCGTGTTCAACATGGAACAGCTAAACCCAGACCCGTTCCTAGCAACAATGCCTGAAATCGGTCTAGATTGGCATGTTCAAGAGCTAGAGCCCGGTCAACCGCATATCAATATTCTTAAATAA